The following are encoded in a window of Ferribacterium limneticum genomic DNA:
- a CDS encoding diguanylate cyclase domain-containing protein, whose amino-acid sequence MSFRTKSSVTELPNKGASNILLHPAILTRMVPRRLHFNPSGSEIQVFEIIGEFGIYMTNKRKVLIVDASRVVRASLAKQLSERFDVRDEDNDESAWQTMVLDSAIAAVISGTTLIRDDGRGLLERLRDSKLSRLKNVPFLLMVSNNFSETERQEAWNLGVTEFIVKGSTSPSIESIVSAQMEWREDATEGVLRAPAPPPEEPFEQFGGESDIGISNIMGQIAGLEPSASDESGDDNYGNDDTVLAEEMLEEYLAKTLPEALEGHGVGVLAFGLDGYDDLVVRYGAELAFGSAQRFCFLLSRKIRPEDFIGQLADGRVVIVTRSSSAAICAGFANRICKAMASAQISVEGQRIHLTVSVGVAVVPDDGVELSEQALLQLAYERLDAAARAGGNRVMAASSLQASGLASCDAFVPQLKELLATIAPADLGPCLGTVGMQLMPILRELDKNFRFGLPIEEMNKRLWDRARAERMAS is encoded by the coding sequence ATGAGCTTTCGAACAAAATCAAGTGTCACAGAGCTGCCGAACAAAGGCGCGAGCAACATACTTTTACACCCGGCAATCTTGACTCGGATGGTGCCGCGTCGTTTACACTTCAATCCCAGTGGTAGTGAAATTCAAGTATTTGAAATAATTGGCGAATTTGGAATATATATGACAAATAAACGCAAGGTTCTGATTGTCGATGCATCGAGAGTCGTACGGGCATCGCTGGCCAAGCAGCTGTCTGAGCGTTTTGATGTGCGTGATGAGGACAATGACGAGTCAGCATGGCAGACCATGGTGCTCGATAGCGCGATTGCTGCCGTCATATCGGGAACGACCCTGATCAGAGACGATGGTCGTGGCCTGCTTGAGCGCCTGCGTGACAGCAAGTTGTCGCGTTTGAAAAACGTTCCTTTTTTGCTGATGGTGTCGAACAACTTTTCTGAAACCGAACGTCAAGAAGCCTGGAATCTGGGCGTCACCGAATTTATTGTCAAAGGCTCGACCAGTCCGTCGATCGAAAGCATTGTTTCGGCCCAGATGGAATGGCGAGAGGACGCAACGGAGGGAGTTCTTCGTGCGCCAGCTCCACCGCCTGAAGAGCCGTTCGAGCAGTTCGGCGGCGAGTCCGATATCGGCATCAGTAATATCATGGGGCAGATAGCCGGGCTGGAACCGTCGGCGAGCGACGAGTCGGGAGACGACAACTACGGCAACGACGATACCGTGCTCGCCGAGGAAATGCTTGAAGAGTACCTGGCGAAAACCTTACCCGAGGCGCTGGAGGGCCATGGGGTCGGCGTTCTGGCCTTTGGCCTCGATGGCTATGACGATCTGGTGGTCCGTTACGGGGCTGAGTTGGCGTTCGGTTCGGCGCAAAGATTCTGTTTTCTGTTGTCGAGAAAAATTCGCCCGGAGGACTTTATCGGGCAACTCGCCGATGGTCGGGTGGTGATTGTGACGCGATCATCGTCTGCCGCAATTTGCGCCGGATTTGCCAACCGGATCTGCAAGGCGATGGCCAGCGCGCAGATATCCGTCGAGGGTCAGCGCATCCATCTGACGGTCAGCGTTGGCGTCGCGGTTGTCCCTGATGATGGTGTCGAGTTGTCGGAGCAGGCCCTGCTGCAACTGGCTTATGAGCGCCTCGACGCGGCTGCCCGTGCCGGTGGCAACCGGGTCATGGCCGCATCGAGCCTTCAGGCTTCCGGCCTTGCCAGCTGCGATGCGTTCGTGCCACAGCTCAAGGAATTGCTGGCAACGATAGCTCCCGCCGATTTGGGGCCTTGCCTGGGTACGGTCGGGATGCAATTGATGCCTATCCTCAGGGAGCTCGATAAAAACTTCCGTTTCGGTTTGCCGATCGAGGAAATGAACAAGCGCCTGTGGGATCGCGCCCGGGCCGAACGAATGGCCTCCTGA
- the ilvB gene encoding acetolactate synthase large subunit has translation MTETLTGAQITVRLLERQGIRTVAGIPGGAILPIYDALGQSAAIHHVLARHEQGAGFMAQGMARATGLPAVCLASSGPGATNLLTAIADAKLDSIPLVAITGQVPKAMIGTDAFQEVDTYGLSIPITKHNFLVSSAEELLEVIPRAFQIAASGRPGPVLIDIPKDVQTQAIEISQWPEPGRALPAPVADPALIEQAAAMINAAERPILYLGGGVIHSGASAAAIELAEKASLPTVMTLMALGAMPVDHPLALGMLGMHAARYTNLALDECDLLIAVGARFDDRATGKVAAFCPQAKIIHIDIDPAELDKIKTAHIGITADIGEALGQLLPAVFQNSRKIWVDRSNALKAEFPFDLHSTDNPRSHFGLIQSVAACLDDDAIIATDVGQHQMWVAQAYPLRRPRQWLTSGGLGTMGFGVPAAIGAALAERGRTVVCFTGDGSIMMNIQELVTAAEENVNIKILLMDNATLGLVHQQQTLFYGERLFASQFRSSPDFIKIAQGFGIAAVDLDTSANPCATLMEAISRPGPCLIHASIAAEQKVYPMVPPGAANRDMIGA, from the coding sequence ATGACCGAAACTCTCACCGGCGCCCAAATCACCGTGCGCCTGCTCGAACGCCAGGGCATCCGCACTGTCGCCGGCATCCCCGGCGGCGCCATCCTGCCCATCTACGACGCGCTCGGCCAGTCGGCCGCCATCCATCACGTCCTCGCCCGTCACGAGCAGGGGGCCGGCTTCATGGCTCAGGGCATGGCCCGCGCCACCGGGCTACCGGCCGTCTGCCTCGCCTCCTCCGGCCCCGGCGCGACCAATCTGCTGACGGCCATCGCCGACGCCAAGCTCGATTCGATTCCGCTCGTCGCCATCACCGGCCAGGTGCCCAAGGCGATGATCGGCACCGACGCCTTCCAGGAGGTCGACACCTACGGCCTGAGCATTCCGATCACCAAACACAACTTCCTCGTCTCGTCGGCCGAGGAACTACTCGAAGTCATCCCGCGCGCCTTCCAGATCGCCGCCTCGGGCCGCCCCGGCCCGGTGCTGATCGACATCCCGAAGGACGTGCAGACGCAGGCCATCGAAATCAGTCAGTGGCCGGAACCCGGTCGTGCGCTGCCCGCCCCGGTTGCCGATCCGGCGCTGATCGAACAGGCCGCGGCGATGATCAATGCAGCCGAACGGCCCATCCTTTACCTCGGCGGCGGCGTCATTCATTCCGGCGCATCGGCGGCGGCGATTGAGCTGGCCGAAAAAGCCAGTCTGCCGACCGTCATGACGCTCATGGCGCTCGGCGCCATGCCGGTCGATCACCCGCTGGCGCTCGGTATGCTCGGCATGCACGCGGCGCGTTACACCAACCTCGCGCTCGACGAATGCGACCTGCTGATCGCCGTCGGCGCCCGCTTCGACGACCGGGCCACCGGCAAGGTCGCAGCCTTCTGCCCGCAGGCGAAGATCATCCACATCGACATCGACCCGGCCGAACTCGACAAGATCAAGACGGCGCACATCGGTATCACGGCCGACATCGGCGAAGCGCTCGGCCAGTTGCTGCCGGCTGTATTTCAAAATTCGCGGAAAATCTGGGTTGACCGTAGCAATGCCCTGAAAGCCGAGTTCCCGTTCGATCTGCACAGCACCGATAATCCCCGTTCGCACTTCGGCCTGATTCAGAGCGTCGCCGCCTGCCTCGACGACGACGCCATCATCGCCACCGACGTCGGCCAGCACCAGATGTGGGTCGCCCAGGCCTACCCGCTGCGCCGTCCGCGCCAATGGCTGACCTCCGGCGGCCTCGGCACCATGGGTTTCGGCGTGCCGGCGGCCATCGGCGCCGCGCTGGCTGAACGCGGGCGCACCGTGGTCTGTTTCACCGGCGATGGCTCGATCATGATGAACATCCAGGAACTGGTTACCGCCGCCGAGGAAAACGTGAACATCAAGATCTTGCTCATGGACAACGCCACGCTCGGCCTTGTCCATCAGCAGCAGACGCTGTTCTACGGCGAGCGGCTGTTCGCCTCGCAGTTCCGCTCGTCGCCGGATTTCATCAAGATTGCCCAGGGTTTCGGCATCGCTGCCGTCGACCTCGATACCTCGGCCAATCCCTGTGCGACGCTCATGGAGGCCATTTCCCGCCCCGGCCCCTGCCTGATCCACGCCAGCATAGCCGCCGAACAGAAGGTCTATCCCATGGTGCCGCCGGGCGCCGCCAACCGCGACATGATTGGAGCCTGA
- the ilvN gene encoding acetolactate synthase small subunit, with product MNAINRNEQNAIARAVLEIDVNNHAGVMSHVVGLFSRRSYNVEGILCLPVGDGHHSRIWLLVNEDLRLAQMMKQVEKLEDVIAIRRHNADHAVFQDLETFFRP from the coding sequence ATGAACGCCATCAACCGTAACGAACAAAACGCCATCGCCCGCGCCGTGCTCGAAATCGACGTCAACAACCACGCAGGGGTCATGTCGCACGTCGTCGGCCTGTTTTCGCGCCGATCCTACAACGTCGAAGGCATCCTCTGTCTGCCGGTTGGCGACGGCCACCACAGCCGCATCTGGCTGCTGGTCAACGAAGACCTGCGGCTGGCGCAGATGATGAAACAGGTGGAAAAACTCGAGGACGTCATCGCGATCCGTCGGCACAACGCCGACCACGCGGTATTTCAGGATTTGGAGACCTTCTTCCGGCCGTAA
- a CDS encoding PilZ domain-containing protein yields the protein MKERRRSPRVFLQGHVSLSLGGMHLELPAADISVSGIGVLIDAAVLGAKPSGEVGVCRIDSPDLGGRVEAYVSIMRIRRVGERRLVGLRFESISDDELELIREYKRKCRETPAAS from the coding sequence GTGAAAGAACGTCGCCGCTCCCCTCGTGTATTCCTCCAAGGCCACGTCTCCCTGAGTTTGGGTGGCATGCACCTTGAGTTGCCGGCGGCTGACATTTCGGTTTCCGGTATCGGCGTGCTGATCGACGCGGCCGTTCTCGGCGCCAAGCCGAGCGGTGAAGTCGGCGTCTGCCGGATCGATTCGCCCGATCTCGGCGGGCGGGTCGAAGCCTACGTCAGCATCATGCGCATTCGCCGCGTTGGTGAACGCCGGCTGGTCGGCCTGCGCTTCGAGTCGATCAGCGACGACGAACTCGAGCTGATCCGCGAATACAAGCGGAAGTGCCGGGAAACCCCGGCAGCTTCCTGA
- the menB gene encoding 1,4-dihydroxy-2-naphthoyl-CoA synthase: MTHSISWQSTHTYTDILYETAEGIAKITINRPERRNAFRPETVSELIDAFHCAHRDNSIGAIILTGAGNEAFCSGGDQKVRGAEGYIDEGGTPHLNVLDLQMQIRRLPKPVVAMVAGFAIGGGHVLHLVCDLSIAADNARFGQTGPRVGSFDAGLGAGLMARTIGLKRAKEIWLLCRQYDAATALDWGLVNAVVPVEKLEEETVNWCRDMLKLSPMALRMIKAGFNADTDGLAGIQELAGNATGLFYMSEEGQEGRNAWLERRPPNFGKYRKRP, translated from the coding sequence ATGACCCACAGCATCAGCTGGCAAAGCACCCACACCTACACCGATATCCTCTACGAAACGGCCGAAGGCATCGCCAAGATCACCATCAACCGCCCGGAACGGCGCAATGCCTTTCGCCCGGAAACGGTCAGTGAACTGATCGATGCCTTTCACTGCGCCCACCGCGACAACAGCATCGGCGCCATCATTTTGACCGGCGCCGGCAACGAAGCTTTCTGCTCCGGCGGCGACCAGAAGGTACGCGGCGCGGAAGGCTACATCGACGAAGGTGGCACGCCGCACCTCAATGTGCTCGATTTGCAGATGCAGATTCGCCGGCTGCCCAAACCGGTCGTCGCCATGGTCGCCGGCTTTGCCATCGGTGGCGGCCACGTCCTGCACCTCGTCTGCGACCTGAGCATTGCCGCCGACAACGCCCGTTTCGGCCAGACCGGACCGCGTGTCGGCAGCTTCGATGCCGGCCTCGGTGCCGGGCTCATGGCGCGGACCATCGGGTTAAAACGCGCCAAGGAAATCTGGCTGCTCTGCCGCCAGTACGACGCGGCCACGGCGCTCGACTGGGGCCTGGTCAATGCCGTCGTTCCGGTGGAAAAACTGGAAGAAGAAACGGTGAACTGGTGCCGCGACATGCTCAAGCTCTCGCCCATGGCGCTGCGCATGATCAAGGCCGGTTTCAACGCCGATACCGACGGGCTGGCCGGCATCCAGGAACTGGCCGGCAACGCCACCGGTCTGTTCTACATGAGCGAAGAAGGCCAGGAAGGCCGCAACGCCTGGCTCGAACGCCGCCCGCCCAACTTCGGCAAGTATCGCAAACGGCCGTGA